In a genomic window of bacterium:
- a CDS encoding type II secretion system F family protein yields MLLTAALALVSAAMLAGTRRRGDGNGAAVHRLVRYLAPSGPPPETRPPAWARLDRVVLRWPAVALLERRAGQAGVKAPVSALLLATVAAAAAVGATAGLLRGPAAGLPAAAAIVLVAGVALDAARGRRIRTVEAQLPAAIDLLVGQLRSHRSIGEAFGDVAQWIAEPLRTECGRVAEELRIGVPLARALDRLRDRVPAPAVPGIATAIAVADRTGGNLVECLVRQAESARAQIAFRHEVRALTAHARTTGTALALLPAGVAAAVLLFDPNVFAPMLGTPAGHVLLGLAAAMEVCGWQAVRAMIRRVEG; encoded by the coding sequence ATGCTGCTGACGGCGGCCCTGGCACTCGTGTCCGCCGCCATGCTCGCGGGCACCCGACGTCGAGGCGACGGCAACGGCGCGGCGGTCCACCGGTTGGTCCGCTATCTTGCGCCGAGCGGGCCGCCGCCTGAGACGCGGCCGCCCGCCTGGGCCCGTCTGGATCGTGTCGTGCTGCGATGGCCCGCGGTCGCGCTGCTGGAGCGGCGTGCGGGTCAGGCCGGTGTGAAGGCGCCGGTCTCCGCCCTGCTGCTGGCCACCGTGGCCGCCGCCGCCGCGGTCGGGGCGACGGCCGGCCTCCTCCGCGGACCCGCCGCCGGCCTGCCCGCCGCCGCGGCGATCGTGCTGGTCGCCGGTGTGGCCCTCGATGCGGCGCGCGGCCGGCGGATCCGGACCGTCGAAGCGCAGCTTCCCGCGGCGATCGACCTCCTGGTCGGACAGTTGCGATCGCACCGTTCGATCGGCGAAGCGTTCGGCGACGTCGCGCAGTGGATCGCCGAGCCGCTGCGAACCGAGTGCGGGCGCGTCGCCGAGGAGCTCCGCATCGGCGTCCCCTTGGCGCGCGCGCTCGATCGATTGCGGGACCGGGTGCCGGCGCCCGCGGTGCCGGGGATCGCGACGGCGATCGCCGTGGCGGATCGGACCGGCGGCAACCTCGTGGAATGCCTGGTGAGGCAGGCGGAGTCGGCCCGCGCCCAGATCGCGTTTCGGCATGAGGTGCGCGCATTGACGGCCCATGCGCGCACGACGGGCACGGCGCTTGCGCTCCTGCCGGCCGGCGTCGCCGCCGCGGTGCTGCTCTTCGACCCCAACGTCTTCGCGCCGATGCTCGGAACGCCGGCCGGACACGTGCTGCTGGGCCTCGCGGCCGCCATGGAAGTGTGCGGCTGGCAGGCCGTGCGCGCGATGATCCGCCGGGTCGAGGGCTGA
- a CDS encoding TadE/TadG family type IV pilus assembly protein, whose translation MRRRARASGHVYRTAERGSALLEMAVAMPILLALVGAILDGGWALHQAALVTVAAEAAQRAAAVEDTGTGHCAGDPPAAYGDLSRAAAAAAAPTLDASRLSVTLRYLEPACTGRMRTLAVDLTYPLRSLTPWFAALLNGRRLTAEAGSAVEEVPPPWWGSAAQVLSDQAEIQALQAQIASLSSEYQAEVSLASAYSQSAGYYYALWQQQLAAGTFDGSAGR comes from the coding sequence ATGCGCCGCCGAGCCCGGGCATCGGGGCACGTCTACCGGACCGCCGAGCGCGGCTCCGCGCTGCTGGAGATGGCGGTCGCCATGCCGATCCTGCTGGCCCTGGTCGGGGCGATCCTCGACGGGGGGTGGGCGCTGCACCAGGCGGCCCTCGTCACCGTCGCGGCGGAGGCCGCCCAGCGGGCGGCGGCGGTGGAGGACACCGGTACCGGGCACTGCGCAGGCGATCCGCCGGCCGCGTACGGCGACCTGTCCCGCGCCGCGGCTGCGGCGGCGGCGCCGACCCTCGACGCCTCCAGGCTGTCGGTGACCCTCCGCTATCTGGAACCGGCGTGCACCGGGCGCATGCGGACGCTCGCCGTCGACCTGACGTACCCGCTGCGCTCGCTCACCCCGTGGTTCGCGGCGTTGCTGAACGGACGCCGGCTGACCGCCGAGGCGGGGAGCGCCGTCGAGGAAGTGCCGCCGCCGTGGTGGGGATCGGCGGCGCAGGTGCTGTCGGACCAGGCGGAGATTCAGGCGCTGCAGGCGCAGATCGCGTCGCTCTCGTCCGAATATCAGGCCGAGGTCTCGCTGGCCTCGGCGTACTCGCAGTCGGCCGGCTACTACTACGCTCTCTGGCAGCAGCAGCTCGCGGCGGGGACCTTTGATGGTTCCGCGGGGCGGTAG
- a CDS encoding pilus assembly protein TadG-related protein has protein sequence MIVAFLAASLIVLLGCAGLAVDVANGYVVRAILQNAADDGARTALRWSTQVDDPGANPETVQAQAVAAALATARRDVRAHGLADATAVDAVVAGSRLRITARASVNTWFLRALGVTTWTPAAASEALLWTAARQTALPAGAPPLAPPVPPVFPAPSTFLPGAVPHEAGSGGADRGPAPGNDAAGASGDSPGPAGGGDAAEGL, from the coding sequence ATGATCGTCGCGTTCCTTGCCGCGTCGCTGATCGTCTTGCTTGGGTGCGCGGGGCTCGCGGTCGACGTCGCGAACGGCTACGTTGTTCGCGCGATCCTTCAAAACGCGGCGGACGACGGTGCGCGCACGGCCCTACGATGGAGTACTCAGGTCGACGATCCGGGCGCCAACCCCGAAACTGTGCAGGCGCAGGCCGTCGCCGCGGCGCTCGCGACGGCGCGTCGGGACGTGCGAGCGCACGGACTAGCGGATGCGACGGCGGTCGACGCCGTGGTGGCGGGGTCGCGCCTCCGGATCACCGCCCGGGCGTCCGTCAACACGTGGTTCCTTCGCGCGCTGGGCGTGACGACGTGGACCCCCGCGGCCGCGTCCGAGGCCCTGCTTTGGACGGCGGCCCGACAGACCGCCCTCCCTGCCGGCGCACCGCCCCTTGCCCCGCCCGTGCCGCCGGTGTTCCCCGCGCCCTCCACCTTTCTGCCCGGCGCCGTCCCGCACGAGGCGGGATCCGGCGGCGCCGACCGCGGGCCCGCGCCCGGCAACGACGCGGCGGGGGCGTCCGGCGATTCGCCCGGTCCCGCGGGAGGCGGGGACGCCGCCGAAGGCCTATGA
- a CDS encoding CpaF family protein translates to MSQGRSAAVPPTAPVERAAAASDIRAALHARLLEDVERHALAGQDRAVVRSYLEETLARYLREYPHLSQAETERIIRDLCDDIVGFGPLEPLLRDPHITDIMVNRYDRVYVQRHGVKVQTGVRFRDEDHLRFIIGRVAELGGRRIDSATPMADVRMPQGFRAHAAIPPVAVDGPCLAIRLFPGQPLTLDALVERGAFGPEVAEYLTSAVRQKATLLFTGGTGAGKTSLLNACAAAMPAEERVVSIEEAAELRLPIRNWIRWETRAPNIEGRGEITPAHLVRHALRQNPDRIIVGEVRGGEALDMLQAMNTGHRGSMSTLHANSPAHALDRLEVLARWDSGLPGDLVRRLIAGAIDVLVHLERRPDGRRAVVEVSEVTGADRDAVQLQSVFRGERGAGVLARTSVPSRLARPAPYPGAPYPALDGRAALG, encoded by the coding sequence GTGAGCCAGGGACGGAGTGCCGCGGTCCCGCCCACGGCGCCGGTCGAACGCGCGGCCGCGGCGTCCGACATCCGCGCCGCCCTCCATGCGCGGCTGCTGGAGGACGTCGAGCGGCACGCGCTCGCGGGGCAAGACCGCGCCGTGGTCCGGTCGTACCTCGAAGAGACGCTCGCGCGATACCTCCGCGAATACCCGCACCTGTCCCAGGCCGAAACGGAGCGCATCATCCGCGATCTCTGCGACGACATCGTCGGATTCGGTCCCCTCGAGCCGCTGCTCCGCGATCCGCACATCACCGACATCATGGTGAACCGGTACGACCGGGTCTACGTGCAGCGCCACGGCGTCAAAGTGCAGACGGGGGTGCGGTTTCGCGACGAGGATCATCTGCGCTTCATCATCGGCCGTGTGGCCGAGCTCGGCGGGCGCCGCATCGACTCGGCCACGCCGATGGCAGACGTCCGGATGCCTCAGGGCTTTCGTGCCCACGCCGCGATCCCGCCCGTGGCGGTCGACGGACCGTGCCTCGCCATCCGTCTCTTTCCCGGTCAGCCGCTCACGCTGGACGCGCTGGTGGAGCGGGGCGCCTTCGGCCCCGAGGTGGCCGAGTACCTGACGAGTGCGGTCCGGCAGAAGGCCACCCTGTTGTTCACCGGCGGCACCGGGGCCGGCAAGACGAGCCTCCTCAACGCCTGCGCGGCGGCGATGCCGGCCGAGGAGCGGGTGGTGTCGATCGAAGAAGCCGCCGAACTGCGCCTGCCGATCCGGAACTGGATTCGCTGGGAAACGCGGGCCCCCAATATCGAAGGCCGCGGCGAGATCACGCCGGCCCATCTCGTCCGGCACGCGCTCCGCCAGAATCCCGATCGCATCATCGTCGGCGAGGTGCGGGGCGGCGAGGCGCTCGACATGCTGCAGGCCATGAACACCGGCCACCGCGGCAGCATGAGCACCCTGCACGCCAACAGTCCTGCGCACGCGCTGGATCGTCTCGAAGTGCTCGCGCGGTGGGATTCGGGCCTGCCCGGCGATCTGGTGCGGCGGTTGATTGCCGGGGCGATCGACGTGCTCGTGCACCTGGAACGCCGTCCCGACGGCCGCCGTGCCGTCGTCGAAGTCAGCGAGGTGACCGGGGCGGATCGCGACGCCGTCCAGCTGCAGAGCGTGTTTCGCGGGGAGCGTGGCGCCGGCGTCCTCGCGCGAACGAGTGTGCCGTCGCGTCTGGCGCGGCCGGCGCCATACCCCGGCGCGCCGTACCCGGCCCTCGACGGCCGCGCCGCGCTCGGGTAG
- a CDS encoding DUF4446 family protein: MHQGKVPRGIERQCPDSTEGEDDGLNILRDAAPDALTLGLVAAACAAAILLIVLLVRGRGGGPQPAAPIDPGEVARVDLAGIVRRLEALEQGVAQVAAALPATVQGVGVVRFNPFPEMTGVMSFSLALLDGRANGVVISVLNDRQGSRVYGKPVEAGASALKLSDEEQQALGLARGRRA, from the coding sequence GTGCACCAAGGGAAGGTCCCGCGCGGGATCGAACGACAATGCCCGGACTCGACCGAAGGGGAGGATGACGGACTGAACATCCTCCGGGATGCCGCGCCGGATGCGCTCACGCTTGGACTCGTCGCCGCCGCATGCGCCGCGGCGATCCTCCTCATCGTGCTGCTGGTCCGAGGACGTGGCGGCGGCCCGCAACCGGCGGCGCCCATCGACCCCGGCGAGGTCGCGCGAGTGGACCTCGCGGGCATCGTCCGGCGGCTGGAGGCCCTCGAGCAGGGCGTCGCCCAGGTCGCGGCGGCGCTGCCGGCGACCGTCCAGGGCGTCGGCGTCGTACGGTTCAACCCATTTCCAGAAATGACGGGCGTCATGAGCTTCAGCCTCGCGCTGCTCGACGGCCGCGCGAACGGGGTGGTGATCAGCGTCCTCAACGACCGCCAGGGATCGCGCGTCTACGGCAAGCCCGTGGAGGCTGGCGCGTCGGCGCTGAAACTGTCGGACGAGGAGCAGCAGGCGCTCGGCCTGGCGCGCGGGCGCCGCGCGTGA
- a CDS encoding pilus assembly protein N-terminal domain-containing protein, protein MRRRIPTHPQPVRRALRRRALAAVAGFVAAAAVLSQAGDSSAAGGAAALTGVTVEPDGAGVRVAVASSGPFHYFVEGRTDRVVIVLDPVTAIAAVHTLAMGPVQSIRVRPLTGPPPRTEIAVMTSVPVEATESFLEGRVLSVRLAPADRRRALFPPARVGPPGTAVAAAPLRGPVPPERTGGRAVVARSVVLEEGTGRILAVEDLGRVAVSDPRVIGAVPVSTGELLLTARAPGRATVYVWEGRSRLVAYAVEVLPGRDPFRDVRRALATLFPEAAITVTEVRGAQTALPAPPPGVSTPPAGAPAPGVPAYPTPSRTDTTPPAPQAAGETRGVVLSGAVETQMDRAKAEAVARAFVPVVVNLLTVLRPVQLALHVEVVELSRNAQDALGISWGGGQQASGAAPSLNGGVYNLQILGAPGGTTTGLDLLMAQLTALSQQGRAKLLARPDLVVLAGRSASLLLGGQVPVPVAGVNGAVTVEYKDFGVILTARPEYQDDGRVFLEITPEVSTLDFTDAVKVSGFTIPALRVRRAQTMVAMRSGETLVVGGLLQRDDAELVQKVPLLADLPVIGALFRSRSFQRRESDLVILVTPQLVDAPHTP, encoded by the coding sequence ATGCGTAGACGTATACCCACTCATCCCCAACCGGTGCGGCGCGCCCTTCGCCGCCGAGCCCTGGCCGCCGTCGCGGGATTCGTCGCCGCGGCCGCCGTGCTCTCACAGGCCGGCGATTCGAGCGCGGCCGGGGGCGCGGCCGCGCTCACCGGGGTCACGGTGGAGCCGGACGGCGCGGGTGTGCGCGTGGCCGTGGCCTCGAGCGGTCCGTTCCACTATTTCGTGGAGGGCCGGACCGATCGCGTCGTGATCGTCCTGGATCCCGTCACCGCGATCGCGGCGGTCCATACGCTGGCGATGGGTCCCGTCCAGAGCATCCGTGTTCGCCCGCTCACCGGCCCGCCGCCGAGGACGGAGATTGCCGTCATGACTTCCGTGCCGGTGGAGGCGACCGAGTCGTTTCTCGAGGGCCGCGTGCTGTCGGTGCGTCTTGCGCCCGCGGACCGGCGCCGCGCGCTCTTCCCGCCCGCCCGCGTCGGGCCGCCGGGTACCGCCGTGGCGGCGGCGCCTCTCCGCGGGCCGGTGCCACCCGAGCGGACCGGTGGGCGGGCCGTCGTCGCGCGCAGCGTGGTCCTGGAGGAGGGAACGGGCCGGATCCTCGCGGTGGAGGATCTCGGCCGCGTCGCCGTCAGCGATCCGCGCGTGATCGGCGCCGTACCGGTGAGCACGGGGGAACTGCTGCTCACCGCGCGCGCCCCCGGGAGAGCCACCGTGTATGTGTGGGAAGGCCGCAGCCGGCTCGTCGCCTACGCCGTCGAGGTGTTGCCCGGTCGGGATCCATTTCGCGACGTGCGGCGCGCGCTGGCGACCCTGTTCCCCGAGGCGGCGATCACCGTCACGGAGGTGCGAGGGGCGCAAACGGCGCTGCCCGCGCCGCCTCCCGGCGTCTCGACACCGCCTGCCGGTGCCCCCGCGCCCGGTGTGCCCGCATACCCGACGCCGTCGCGGACCGACACCACGCCGCCGGCGCCTCAGGCCGCCGGTGAGACGAGGGGTGTCGTGCTCAGTGGAGCGGTGGAGACCCAGATGGACCGGGCCAAGGCCGAGGCCGTCGCGCGCGCGTTCGTACCGGTCGTCGTCAACCTCCTGACGGTCCTGCGCCCCGTGCAGCTCGCGCTGCACGTCGAGGTCGTGGAATTGAGCCGGAACGCACAGGACGCCCTCGGCATTTCATGGGGCGGCGGCCAGCAGGCGTCCGGCGCGGCCCCCTCCCTCAACGGCGGCGTCTACAACCTGCAGATTCTCGGAGCACCCGGGGGGACGACCACCGGTCTCGATCTGCTGATGGCGCAACTCACTGCGCTTTCTCAGCAGGGACGGGCGAAACTGCTCGCGCGTCCCGACCTGGTCGTGCTGGCGGGGCGAAGCGCCTCGCTCTTGCTGGGCGGACAAGTACCGGTGCCGGTCGCCGGAGTCAACGGCGCCGTGACGGTCGAGTACAAGGACTTCGGCGTGATCCTGACGGCCCGGCCGGAGTACCAGGACGACGGCCGCGTGTTTCTCGAGATTACGCCGGAGGTGAGCACGCTCGATTTCACCGATGCGGTGAAGGTGAGCGGCTTTACAATCCCGGCGCTCCGGGTCCGGCGCGCCCAAACAATGGTGGCGATGCGGTCCGGCGAGACCCTGGTCGTCGGCGGCCTCCTGCAGCGTGACGATGCCGAGCTCGTCCAGAAGGTCCCGCTGCTCGCCGACCTTCCCGTGATCGGCGCCCTATTCCGGTCCCGGTCGTTTCAACGCCGGGAGAGCGATCTGGTGATCCTCGTGACCCCGCAGCTCGTCGACGCACCACACACGCCATGA
- a CDS encoding phosphoribosyltransferase family protein: MRFRDRRDAGEQLARALDALVPGPATVLAIPRGGVLVAGAIVRARNWPLDLAIPRKLRAPQNPELAFGAVTGDGTVYVDAGLAKALRVRDAYLRDEIGAQIEEIERRRTAYRGTRPSPDVRGRTAVVVDDGVATGATMIVTVRMLRHALAREVVVAIPVGAPDAVRRLEREADRVVCTLRPPTFAAVGEFYEDFRQTTDEEVVETLREAWARTQVV, translated from the coding sequence ATGCGGTTCCGCGACCGGCGGGACGCCGGCGAGCAGTTGGCCCGGGCGCTGGATGCGCTCGTCCCCGGCCCGGCGACCGTGCTCGCGATCCCGCGGGGCGGCGTGCTCGTCGCCGGCGCGATCGTCCGCGCACGCAACTGGCCGCTCGATCTCGCCATCCCCCGCAAACTGCGCGCCCCGCAGAACCCGGAGCTCGCGTTCGGCGCGGTGACCGGCGACGGAACGGTGTACGTGGACGCGGGGCTGGCGAAGGCGCTGCGGGTCCGCGACGCGTACCTGCGCGACGAGATCGGCGCCCAGATCGAGGAGATCGAACGGCGCCGCACCGCCTACCGCGGGACGCGGCCGAGTCCCGACGTGCGGGGCCGGACGGCCGTCGTCGTCGACGACGGAGTGGCGACGGGGGCCACCATGATCGTCACGGTGCGGATGCTGCGGCACGCGCTCGCGCGGGAGGTCGTGGTCGCCATCCCCGTCGGGGCGCCCGATGCGGTCCGGCGGCTCGAGCGGGAAGCCGACCGGGTGGTGTGCACGCTGCGGCCGCCGACGTTCGCGGCGGTCGGCGAGTTCTACGAGGACTTTCGGCAGACGACGGACGAGGAAGTGGTCGAGACCCTCCGGGAGGCGTGGGCCCGGACCCAGGTGGTCTAA